A single window of Plasmodium malariae genome assembly, chromosome: 8 DNA harbors:
- the RBX1 gene encoding E3 ubiquitin-protein ligase RBX1, putative (unknown EC number: 6.3.2.19) — protein MIDNIRNDDKEIFKVHKWSAVAAWSWDISVDNCAICRNHIMDLCIECQAKLNENDNDKEKKIDKENCTVAWGVCNHAFHLHCISRWIKARQVCPLDNTNWEFQKAAD, from the coding sequence ATGATTGATAACATAAGGAATGATGACAAAGAAATATTCAAAGTTCATAAGTGGTCAGCAGTTGCTGCATGGTCGTGGGATATCAGTGTAGACAATTGCGCTATTTGTAGAAATCATATAATGGACTTATGCATTGAGTGTCAAGCTAagttaaatgaaaatgataatgataaagagaaaaaaattgataaagaAAATTGCACAGTTGCTTGGGGTGTGTGTAATCATGCTTTTCATCTACATTGTATATCAAGATGGATTAAAGCAAGACAAGTTTGTCCCTTAGATAACACTAATTGGGAATTCCAAAAGGCTGCAGATTAA